TCTCGCACCCCCGACGGGCAGGGGTTGCCGGACAGATAAGGGAGTTCGCTATATCGAACACGCTCAGTACATATGCGGCGACCTCCCGTTCCCTACGGTAGGCAACCGTCGGTGACCACACCAGCAGAATGCGTATATGGAACGGTCCCGTTACGGGCACAATCGGCCAGGGATGAACAAGAGTTTCCAGGGACAATTGGGGCGATCAACCGGGAGCGGGACGGGCGAATCGCGCGCACCGAGGGGCGTCGAGTAGCGTTGCCGACCATGCGTCTCGTCATTGCCCGATGCTCGGTCGACTACGCCGGCCGGCTCACCGCCCACCTGCCCTCGGCACCCCGCCTGATCCTGGTCAAGGCGGACGGCAGCGTGTCCATCCACGCCGACGACCGGGCCTACAAGCCGCTCAACTGGATGTCGCCGCCCTGCACGCTGAAGGAGGGCACGGGCGAGGAGGACGGCGTCTGGACGGTCGTCAACAAAGCGGGCGAGAAACTGATCATCACCATGGAGGAAGTCCTCCACGACTCCTCGCACGAACTGGGCGTGGACCCCGGCCTGATCAAGGACGGCGTGGAAGCGCACCTCCAGGAGCTGCTGGCCGACCGCATCGAAACGCTGGGCGAGGGCTACACCCTCATCCGCCGCGAGTACATGACGGCCATCGGCCCGGTGGACATCCTGTGCCGGGACGCGGAAGGCCAGACGGTCGCGATCGAGATCAAGCGCCGCGGAGAGATCGACGGCGTCGAGCAACTCACCCGCTACCTCGACCTGTTGAACCGCGACCCCCATCTGGCCCCGGTCCGCGGCATCTTCGCCGCCCAGGAGATCAAGCCCCAGGCCCGCGTCCTCGCCACGGACCGCGGCATCAACTGCCAGATCCTCGACTACGACGCCCTGCGGGGCATCGAGGACGACAAACTGCGCCTGTTCTGAGCGGCCGCCTTCGATCCTTTTCCGCCGTCGCGGCGGAAAAGGATCAGATCACCGAGCCCGAAGACCGCGACGCGCTCCCCGAACTCCGCGGTGCCGTCGGGCCGCTCGCCGTGTCCGTCGTGGACGGGGTCGTAGTGCCCGTCGGGGACTTGGTGGGTGTCTGGGTCGGCGTGTTGGAGGGCGGGGTTGAGCTGGGGGTGCCACCCGGGGGCGTCGGCTTCGTCGGCGTCGGCGAACCCGGCTTCGTCGGCCTGGACTTGGACGGCGCCGGAGACGTGCCCCCGCCGCCCGTGCCCCGGGTGTCGCTCGGGTCGGCCGATGGCATCGTGGCCGGCGTCGACGGCGTCGAGCCGGCCGTCGTGCCGTGCGTGCCGCCGGGGCCCGGGTTCGCCGGGCGGGAGGCGGTCCGGGTCGAGCCGGTGCCTGATGCCGGGTCCTGCCGGGGGTCCGCGCCGAGGCTGCCGTCGCCCGTGCCCTGGCTCGCCGAGGGGTTGACGTCGACCTTGCCGGCCGGGTTCTTGTCGGCGTTCTCGTTGGACGTCATGCCCAGCGTGACGACCGTACCCAGCACGGCGGCCAGCAGCGCGCCCGAGCCGACCGCGACGAGGTTGCGGCGGGCCAGCAGGAGCAGGCTGCCGCCGCGTGCCGTGGTGGCCGGGAGCCGGTGGGTGACCAGGGGATCGCCGAGGGGCACGTACGGCGGTGGCGCCGACTCCTCGTGCCGTACCTCCGGC
Above is a genomic segment from Streptomyces fodineus containing:
- the nucS gene encoding endonuclease NucS: MRLVIARCSVDYAGRLTAHLPSAPRLILVKADGSVSIHADDRAYKPLNWMSPPCTLKEGTGEEDGVWTVVNKAGEKLIITMEEVLHDSSHELGVDPGLIKDGVEAHLQELLADRIETLGEGYTLIRREYMTAIGPVDILCRDAEGQTVAIEIKRRGEIDGVEQLTRYLDLLNRDPHLAPVRGIFAAQEIKPQARVLATDRGINCQILDYDALRGIEDDKLRLF